Proteins co-encoded in one Arachis hypogaea cultivar Tifrunner chromosome 11, arahy.Tifrunner.gnm2.J5K5, whole genome shotgun sequence genomic window:
- the LOC112724107 gene encoding cell wall / vacuolar inhibitor of fructosidase 1 — protein sequence MKHFSLNTLLCTIVVASIAIAPCESDDKLITQTCSKTPYPSQCFGYIKAVYDSKDVRDVPGLGIIMAEVLKLKAQDPKDILFVLLGVGKRPDIQAQLKTCLESYSFIINTAIPAAIDSFKIGKPRLAEDYANTAALVVSKCEKSFNGKSPITKENNITHEIARILGAIAKQL from the coding sequence atgaagcattttTCTCTAAATACATTATTGTGCACAATTGTTGTGGCTTCAATTGCAATAGCACCATGTGAAAGCGATGACAAACTCATAACACAAACATGCAGCAAGACACCATACCCTTCCCAATGTTTTGGTTACATAAAAGCTGTTTATGATAGCAAGGATGTTAGGGATGTTCCAGGTCTCGGAATAATCATGGCAGAAGTTTTGAAACTCAAAGCACAAGATCCCAAAGACATTCTCTTCGTATTGCTTGGGGTGGGAAAGAGACCAGACATTCAGGCTCAGTTGAAAACTTGTCTTGAAAGTTACAGTTTTATTATCAATACTGCTATACCTGCAGCCATTGATTCTTTCAAAATTGGGAAACCCCGTTTGGCTGAAGATTATGCTAACACTGCTGCACTTGTGGTTAGTAAATGTGAGAAAAGCTTCAATGGAAAATCGCCAATCACTAAGGAGAACAATATTACTCATGAAATTGCTCGCATCCTAGGAGCTATTGCTAAACAATTATAG